AAAGACAGTTAATTCTATCAACACTGAAGTTGTTAACTAGACAACTTTGCGTCTTCATTCGTAATTTGAAACTCTAAATCCTTCTAATATTCAAGAAACGAATGACATCAATCGAGATTCAGATGCAGTTATTTAAAGGTTGAAATTCTTATAGAATCTTTGCTTTTGGTTAGAGGTCTATATCTGGCCTCGTGTCGGGTTCGGAGatttattccttattcatttacAGATATCTTAGCAAATCATTTGTTCCTTTTAAGCAGTGTTATCGTAGGTATTATAGGGAATTTTGTAATTACTTGTTCGGAGATTCCAGCCAAGTGCTGTGGAATTTTTGACCACATCGATTTTACCCAAGTACAGAGGATAACTGCTGCTGCTTTGGCCAACTATAACCCACAATCCTTGTTCATCTACTGCAAGGTCCATTCCACTATATCCACCCCACTGGTAATACTGCTTCCTTGTATTGTAACTGCTCACACTTATTTGAGCATCCTCTCTTCCTGTGAGCAGGTTGTACTTCACTATGTTATAGGTGTTTGCTCTGGAATGTTATAGAGAAAAACATCTGAAATACATATATGTTTAAGATTGCCGACATTTTTGTCTATAATTTGGCGCTTGTCCTAGGTCCCTCGTTCATATCTAGTAAAAGGTGATACAAAACTGGGTAAAAACTAGTTTTCCAAATATCCAATGCAATCCGTTTAGCTCAGTCAAGTTCACGAGACGAGCTTAGCAAAGAACAAGAGGTTAACGAAACTATCACTTTCATTCCTTTTTAATGTAAgtatatttttcttgtttcctgATGTGAAAAAGTTAATTGTTCACCTGTTGTAGTAGAGATGCTGACCATAAACCACAGCGCCTGTTCCGTCCCAGCTATATGGCAGCTTGTACTTCTTACGCACCAAACCTGCTTTGAACTTGTTCATGTTCTCATACTCTTCAAGTACATTTGCACTGTAATACTCCATAACAAATATAGTCTCAGCACCCATTATTTCAAGCGGATCTTTCATCCAGGCTCCTTGTTGTTGGAGCCTAGAATTGTGCACCACAGGTTTACCAATCGTCTTGATGTTGGTACATTTATCTGCAGGAAATTGAAAACTCGTTTCATTTATTAT
This genomic stretch from Acropora muricata isolate sample 2 chromosome 5, ASM3666990v1, whole genome shotgun sequence harbors:
- the LOC136918181 gene encoding olfactomedin-like protein 2B — encoded protein: MCRYRPLICVLVTLLTVDALGNSSIKLRSKRAVIGNTSKLSFKDLALELAKIHLLKTIADEQHDLQKAKESLYILQRDKCTNIKTIGKPVVHNSRLQQQGAWMKDPLEIMGAETIFVMEYYSANVLEEYENMNKFKAGLVRKKYKLPYSWDGTGAVVYGQHLYYNRANTYNIVKYNLLTGREDAQISVSSYNTRKQYYQWGGYSGMDLAVDEQGLWVIVGQSSSSYPLYLGKIDVVKNSTALGWNLRTKNMKALGNAFVACGVIYAIDHYSTRSTTINFAYDTKTGKQWNPNIQFTNQFGYNSMVDYNPREKVLYSWDNKRLVTYPITFEEQ